The genomic segment AACCATGCCCTGAAACTGGCATTGACGAGAACCAATACGAATGGTTAATTTCAGCAATCAACCTATTCCCAACAAGACAACTTAATGGCTATCAGCGAACGAGCTGAAACCGCTAGCAAGCTCTAGGCTCCCACTTTTTTTAACTTGCGAGCGACATCATTACCGAAGCGCTCTAACCCCAGGCACAGGAGAACAAAAGCAGGTGAGACAATAATCACTGCAACAACACTCCAGAGAAGGTCAATTTTTAGAACGCCAATTTTCGCTAAAAGGAAATAGTACGTCATATGAAACAAGTACACTGAGAATGAAATCCTTCCCAGAAAAGCGAAAAATTTAATTTCAATCCCATTCCTAAGTGCATAGATAGTCCATGCAATAACGAGTATTAGAGTACCAAAGACTGGGAAGGAATAGACCTTATCCAGCAGAACAGAGAAGCAAATTAAAATAAAAATCAACAAGAATATTGTGCAATGCACAGACTTAGGGATCTTGCTCTCCCATTGCGTTCGATTCTTAATTAATTCCAACTTCTGCAGAGACATCCCCAGAAAGAAAAGATATGTATGCAAAAAATATATATCTAAATAGGGAGACTCCACGAAATGCAGCCAGCCGAGAGTATTCGCAAGAAAGGGATAGTGAGAAGGGAGAAAGTAAACACCGATAAAAACAAGCGTGGTTCCGAAGAGAGTCAGATACTTTTTCCGATCTAAAGCATAGGCAAGAAAAGGGCTCAGCAAATAACACTGAAGGATGGCAGAGATAAACCAGTAGTGACCCTCCGCTCCTATCCCCAGAAAATCAGACACCTGGTAGGGTTCATGATTGACGAGCATCTGCGCAGCAAGAGCAATCCAATACAGAGGGAACAGGCGCACTAGACGATCTCGAAAGAAAAGCACCAAACTGATAATGGAGAAATCCTTGATAACTTTTTTGCGTACAGAGGCAAAAATCCCATAACCGCTGAGCAAGAAAAAGACCGACACAATCACATTTGCAAACCCACCAACATTCATTGTTGAGTAATCATTTATGTAGTGATTCACCAAGACAGCTAATATTGCAAGCCCTCTAAGTGACTCACTAGAAGATCTAGTATCAGCGGTGCCAGCATGTTGAGTCAAAGCAGTCAAAACAGGCGTTCTCTATATCTATACAATAGGAATACAGGCATCACAGAACAGAGACAACCTTGCTCTTGAAGATCTCGAAGATATTGTTATTCTAATTCAGAACAAAAATTTTTCTTACCACTCTTACCACTCATTCAAATATCAAATTATTTATCCATTATATTTTCAAGCCATTGTTTCAATAATAGCCAGCAGCAACCAAGTGCCTCAACGTCACTGCTGAAAATCTCAACAACAGAGGAAAGCAGCACAAGCCTTAGGGAACCATCCGGAACTCGCAGAAAAGGGTCATGCGCTCCGAGAACCTTGAGCAGAGTAGGTTACATAAGTCTAGATTTTATCGATCGAGAGAATATAAACGGGTGACGAGAAGAATACGCCCCCTATCCCCCCCTTGCTCAGGTTAACACCACATATTGAGATATTTATCTCAATATTCAAGATTAAATAATTGGGCAGAAAATAATCCAACTCGCAGTTCACCTGAAGACTCATGCATATTCAATAGTTTTATTAGCGCCAAACTCCAACATCTTCAATACTAGTCGGCTAGTTGAGAACACCAGGAATGCATTATCTGAAGAAATGACAGGAGTCAACCCACAACTTATTGAAATGAGAGAGTAGCTTCGAGCACAAAATTCATTGCACAAAGAGATAAAAAATGTCTTACTTATAATAGAAGGCAAACAGGCTTAGATAGGGGGATTATCGGCCTGAAAGCTTTACCTGCAGGACATGAAACATCTGCAGCACTTTTAAGTATTTTAAATAAATAAGCCTTTAGAAGCGATGAACCAGGCAGAGCCCCCTCGCAGACAAGTTATTGGCATTTCTATCAATCCCCTGTCTCTGAGCCAGCACGTCAACCTGATTCTAGGTTGGGCCACGCAGAACGAGAGCCGAGCCGTCTACGTGGCGAATGTTCATATGTTGATGGAAGCTCGCTGGAATCCGGACTTTAGACAGGTCTTGCATGCAGCAGACCTAGTGACGCCTGATGGCATGCCGCTTGTGTGGATGTTGCGTCTACTAGGAATTTACGATCAAGAACGGGTCGCTGGCATGGATCTGCTGAGAGAATTGTGTGTAGGGTCACAAAGCCGCAGTATAGGCGTCCTATTTTTAGGATCTAGCGCTCAGATTTTGGCCAAGATGCGACAACGTTTAGACATTGAATATCCTAGTCTTAATATTGTAGGCATGGATCCCTTACCTTTTCGCCCTCTAACGCCCAGTGAGGACCGAGATCTCATCAACAAAATTAATCAGAGTAAGGCTGGACTACTGCTCCTATCTTTAGGTTGCCCCAAGCAAGAAAAATGGATCGCAGCTCATCGCGGCCGGGTCAACGCAACCATGATTGGCCTAGGAGGGGTTTTCCCAGTTTACGCAGGCCTCCAAGCATACGCACCGCAATGGGCCAGAGACTCTGGGCTTGAGTGGGCCTATCGTCTATGCCAGGAACCCGGAAGACTTTGGCGGCGCTATGCAACCACCATTCCTCCATTTCTTTGGCTAGCAGCTCAGCAGCTCGCAAATCGATCTAGTAAGCACTAAGGCGTCCTATCGGGCGATCCAAGCTCATTCAAAACGTAAAATTGGCTTTTCAAGCCAATCGCAGCGATATATTCTATTGGATCTTTTGAGAGCGGCATTTCATTCCGGTTACTACCTCACGGATCTGCAAGAAGACAGTCCCTCACTTCATTAACATTTGTAAGACAATCAATAGAAAGCTGAACTTAGGTTAACTAGTGACGAAGAGTCGCAATCATCTCAGGTGATCGTGGTTTACTTTTAGATATTGCATCTAGACGACGGGTCGTTAAGATAACGGCTAGTGACTGAACGCTGAAATTGTTATGGAGTCAGTGTTTAAGCACTATTGAAAGGGGGCTGAGTTTCATCTGACTACAGTGGGGTTTCAGAAGCTTGTTGCATCTTCCCTAGTTCTTCCCGGAACTTAAGCTTTTGTGTGGTCGCCATGTTTTCGGAGCAGCAGTCATAGGATGTATTTATATTTCATTCGAGAAAGTAAATTCTCGTGTTCGGAGATATTGCAAGTGAACACATCCGTAGAGTTCAACCCATCGACGCATTCACCGGGTCAAAAAACAGAAGGTCACAAAGTTCGCTCATTGCTGCAAGGCTGGCGACAGAAGCTCAAGACGCACAGCTACCAAGCCTCTGGTGCAGGGGTTGATTTTGTGCTGGAAGCGAGTTCTGAAAGTCCAAAAGAGTTTTACATGACAGCGCACAAATCGGGCGTCAAAAAAAGTGACTCGATCAAAATCAATGATTCATCTCGTTCTCAGACGTATGAAGTTTTAGAAGTCGACTATTACTCGGATCCCTCAGATATGTGGATGGCCCGTTTGGTCTTAGTGGGCTAGGCAAGATGGCTAACGGTCTAACCGAGAGAGTGAAGCCGTTGGCATCATTTGACTAAAGAACAGACTGGCTCAAAGGACTGGCTTTCAGAAAATACCGAAAGCACTTCTGTAGGGATTAACGTCAAAGACTCCATCTCTGAGGGGATATTTCGTCAATTATGGCTGGGGTCTGGGGCTTTTGCCGAGCGGAAGCAAAGACTTGATGATTGTTAGGTCTTGCTTCCTGAACTCGCCCAATAGCAGAAATCCAATGAGGATACCCACGGTGACGACTGCAAGCTTCAGAAAGACACCCCATGCTGAAACAGGCCAAAGCTTCGTCACAGCAGCGCTAGCGCCCGAGAGTAAGACACTCCGCCAGAATGTTCCCAAGGGAAGCTGAAGGGTCCAGGTAGACTGAACCACCAGCGCACCGGCGAAGCCACCGAGCAGAGCAACGACGGTGGTGACCTGGGCTGCCCCTAACGCTCCTGAGCGGGGAATGAGCCAAAAATAGCCACAAAGAGCAACCGGAGAGAGCGGTGCGACAAGCCAAATACTGGCTCGGGGGCGGCCAAGACCGGTCAAAATAGCTGAAGTGATTTGGAGCAGATCGAGGCCCACAGCACTGAAGATCAGCCAGGCAAAGAAGGAAGCAGCTGGTCTGTATTGTTCACCAAATCCAAGGACAATCCATTCAGGAGCTGAGGCCGCCAACATCGCCAACAGAGGTAGCTGGAGCAAGAGAATCCGTAGGGCAGTTTGGGCTATTTGCTTTGCCTGGGGCTGCTCCTTTGCCTTCAAAAGCCGACTGAGAGTGGACAGCAGTAGAGGATTTAAGGCTGCGGCAAAGACCCGCGCAATAATAATCAGCTGGAGCGCCAAGGCATAAATCCCGGCTTGAGCGACGGTACCACCGAGGGCTTTATAGGCAAGCAAGTCTAATTTATCGTAGATTTGCAGCCCCATACTGGAGATAAAGAGAGGCCCAGCATAGACCCAAAGAGGGTCTCGGGAAAATTCGCTGCGTTGAAAAAGAGCGGGACGAATAAAGTATCGTCCAATCAGCAACGAGGCAACAGAGCCAGCCATGCAGCCTAGCAGTGCACCCAAAACGGACCAGCCAAGGAAGACAAAGCCAACAATCAGCAGAACTCGGGTGAGCCAGTAAGCCCCCAAACTCAGCGCTCGCTGGCGAAATTGACCGGTCCCAATCAGTAGACTGTTGTGGATGCGCGCCAGACAGAAAAGGGGTATGTCAAGGCTCAGTAGCCTCAAGTAACCAGAGAGAGCAGGGTCTTGAAGAAGAGTTGCGATCGCATCTGCTAAAACCCACAGTAGCAGTACCGCTCCCAGGCTCAGTAGGCCCGTTATTTGACTGACTTTTGCCCCAATGGGTCGCCAATCATCGGCTTCACTCACGAGCTTCACCGTAGCCTGCTCAAACAGCAGCGTGATCGAGAACTTGAGCCACAACACCACCGTCGTCGTCAGCGTAAAGCGACCAAAATCCTCCGGTCCTAGCACAGACGTAAGGACGACCACCGTAATAAATCCCACCGGCAGACGAATGCCAACGGCCAACATATTCCAGATCGTGCCGCTCAGAATTGAATGGCCTGAGGAGAGCTGCGTCTTTTCAGCCATCAGGATTATCTGTAGACAAAAGTTTAAAGCCCAATAGCCGGACGATATCGTTAAGTCCCACGGCGAATTTGAAGGATCAAACCGGCAACAAATCCCAAAACCAAGCCTGAAATATGACCAATGAAACTAACCTCAGGGGTGATTAAATCAAAAACGGTCTGTGACGCAACCACAATCCCAATTAGACGGAGTCGCCGTTGCGCAAATCGAGAGGGTTTACGTCGCCATTGCAGCAACAAAATCACGGCTTCTGCCCCCAGCACGCCCATGACGGCTCCAGACGCTCCCAAGGCCAGCCCCCTCGGGTCAAGCCCCTGCAACACCAATAACATTGAACCCACCCCTGCCACAAAATACATCAGGCTAAATCGCAGACGTCCCAACTGCTTCTCGACAAAGGGACCCAAGATAGCTAAACCCAACATATTGAACAGTAAGTGGCTAATGTCATAGTGCAAAAAGGTAGCCGTCAAAACCCGCGACCACTCCCCATTGATCACCGTTTCATACTTCACCAGAGCCCCAAGCTGAATCAGCATTTCTTGATGAGCTAGAAGCATCTGATCCGGCGTACTTATGCCTCGCAGGCTATTGAGCATGAAAAGAATATCAAGGCTCCCGCCCTGAATTTCGCGCAGGAAAAAGAGGAGGTTTATACCAATTAACACCAGCGTAACGGGAGATGTCTTTAGGGACGCAGAGGTTGTCACCGATGGAAAGGCTCTATCCACATCCGGTCGCCACTGCCGTAGCAAAGCATGAGAGCGATCGCTGAGATCTGATTTAGAGCGCGACCATTGCGTCCGGGCTTGAAGCGTTTGGTAATAGAGCAAATCACCACTGTCTAAAATCTCATCAATATCGGCTTGAGCCACCTCCGGCTTCCCAGCGGCCATGCAGGCAGTCGCGAGCCAAAACCGGCGGTCGCGAGGGGTTCTCGTGCCCTGCAGTAGGTGAGACACCACTGCAGGCTGTCCACAGTAGGTAAACACAATCAAACGACCCAGATTCCAGTCGATTTGTCCCATCTTTTGCAGTAGGGACTGGAAACGGTCCATTGTCTCAACCATGGCATTGAGAGCATTCGTTTCACCCAGAGCCTGCAGGTAAAAAGAAATAAGGCGGGGATAGCGGCTGAGATTCTCCAGCGTAATGTCTTGCTCAACCCAGCGTCGCAGTCCCTCCCAGTCTCCCTTGACTCGAAATAGATTACAGTAGGCAGCCTGTCCTAAACCTGAAGTCGTATTTTTGAGGCGTTCAAAGTGACCGATCGCCTCTGGGCGACCAAACTGCGCCAGCGCCAGCGCTCTCAGATAACCGGGATAGATCCACCAGCCATCGAACGGATGGAAAAGACGTCCGAAGTACGCACAGCGCGCTGCAGCCTGAAACCGGTACTGAGCAGCAAGCACCTGGGTCCGGCGAAAGCTAATCAGGGGTAGAACGACGAAAATGACCCACACGGCACCGCCCAGAAGACCAGCGGTTTGCGGTTGATGCAACCACAGCACCCACATCAATCCCAAAATCAGGCCGGACACAGCCACCCACCCACCTGCAGTTCGATAATGCTGCAGTCCGCGAATGAGATTGGCCGTGCAAGAAATGCAGACCAACCAAATTAAAAGGCGATTGAGATCCATATAAAAATTGCGGCGACGAGCCTCAAGGCTCCTGCGAAAGGGTCCACCCCAAAGATAACGATTCTATCTTGGCAATATTAAGACGGCTAAGGTCGCCGCCCTCAAACCACAGCCTCTGCTGGCAGCCGCTCGCCCGTAATGCTGAAAGACCGAACCTCTGTAATCTTAACCGGCACCAGTTGCCCCTGCAGCTCAGCAATGTTCCCTGGGAAAAAGGTTAGGCGGTTCCCTCGAGTGCGCCCCATCACCTGCGCTGGATCTTTGGGATTTTGATCCTCCACCAAAATCTCTTCAACTCGACCAGCATAGCGATGGGAGCGCTCCGTCGCCATTTGGCTCATGAGATGGTTCAGCCGCTGGAGACGATCGCTTTTGACCTCTTCTTCAAGCTGATTCTCCCAAACAGCGGCAGGGGTTCCAGGCCGAGGGGAGTAGGCCGCAGTATTAACCAAATCGAACTCTAGGTGTTCAACCAATCGCAGCGTATTTTCAAACTGCGCC from the Acaryochloris thomasi RCC1774 genome contains:
- a CDS encoding rhomboid family intramembrane serine protease — translated: MDLNRLLIWLVCISCTANLIRGLQHYRTAGGWVAVSGLILGLMWVLWLHQPQTAGLLGGAVWVIFVVLPLISFRRTQVLAAQYRFQAAARCAYFGRLFHPFDGWWIYPGYLRALALAQFGRPEAIGHFERLKNTTSGLGQAAYCNLFRVKGDWEGLRRWVEQDITLENLSRYPRLISFYLQALGETNALNAMVETMDRFQSLLQKMGQIDWNLGRLIVFTYCGQPAVVSHLLQGTRTPRDRRFWLATACMAAGKPEVAQADIDEILDSGDLLYYQTLQARTQWSRSKSDLSDRSHALLRQWRPDVDRAFPSVTTSASLKTSPVTLVLIGINLLFFLREIQGGSLDILFMLNSLRGISTPDQMLLAHQEMLIQLGALVKYETVINGEWSRVLTATFLHYDISHLLFNMLGLAILGPFVEKQLGRLRFSLMYFVAGVGSMLLVLQGLDPRGLALGASGAVMGVLGAEAVILLLQWRRKPSRFAQRRLRLIGIVVASQTVFDLITPEVSFIGHISGLVLGFVAGLILQIRRGT
- a CDS encoding WecB/TagA/CpsF family glycosyltransferase, producing the protein MNQAEPPRRQVIGISINPLSLSQHVNLILGWATQNESRAVYVANVHMLMEARWNPDFRQVLHAADLVTPDGMPLVWMLRLLGIYDQERVAGMDLLRELCVGSQSRSIGVLFLGSSAQILAKMRQRLDIEYPSLNIVGMDPLPFRPLTPSEDRDLINKINQSKAGLLLLSLGCPKQEKWIAAHRGRVNATMIGLGGVFPVYAGLQAYAPQWARDSGLEWAYRLCQEPGRLWRRYATTIPPFLWLAAQQLANRSSKH
- a CDS encoding lipopolysaccharide biosynthesis protein; translation: MAEKTQLSSGHSILSGTIWNMLAVGIRLPVGFITVVVLTSVLGPEDFGRFTLTTTVVLWLKFSITLLFEQATVKLVSEADDWRPIGAKVSQITGLLSLGAVLLLWVLADAIATLLQDPALSGYLRLLSLDIPLFCLARIHNSLLIGTGQFRQRALSLGAYWLTRVLLIVGFVFLGWSVLGALLGCMAGSVASLLIGRYFIRPALFQRSEFSRDPLWVYAGPLFISSMGLQIYDKLDLLAYKALGGTVAQAGIYALALQLIIIARVFAAALNPLLLSTLSRLLKAKEQPQAKQIAQTALRILLLQLPLLAMLAASAPEWIVLGFGEQYRPAASFFAWLIFSAVGLDLLQITSAILTGLGRPRASIWLVAPLSPVALCGYFWLIPRSGALGAAQVTTVVALLGGFAGALVVQSTWTLQLPLGTFWRSVLLSGASAAVTKLWPVSAWGVFLKLAVVTVGILIGFLLLGEFRKQDLTIIKSLLPLGKSPRPQP
- a CDS encoding acyltransferase family protein, which codes for MTALTQHAGTADTRSSSESLRGLAILAVLVNHYINDYSTMNVGGFANVIVSVFFLLSGYGIFASVRKKVIKDFSIISLVLFFRDRLVRLFPLYWIALAAQMLVNHEPYQVSDFLGIGAEGHYWFISAILQCYLLSPFLAYALDRKKYLTLFGTTLVFIGVYFLPSHYPFLANTLGWLHFVESPYLDIYFLHTYLFFLGMSLQKLELIKNRTQWESKIPKSVHCTIFLLIFILICFSVLLDKVYSFPVFGTLILVIAWTIYALRNGIEIKFFAFLGRISFSVYLFHMTYYFLLAKIGVLKIDLLWSVVAVIIVSPAFVLLCLGLERFGNDVARKLKKVGA